One stretch of Nodularia sp. LEGE 06071 DNA includes these proteins:
- a CDS encoding ABC transporter permease produces MNSQKNSPQKELVIEAGCTEQQYWQDLWRYRELFYFLAWRDILVRYKQTAIGIVWALIRPFLTMVVFTVIFGRIANLPSEGAPYPILVFSAMLPWQFFANSLSECSNSLIGNANLISKVYFPRLIVPTSAVVVSFVDFMISGMILLALMAWYNFVPSWRIVTLPLFIAIAFAASIGAGLWLASLNVQYRDFRFIVPFIVQFGLYISPVGFSSSVVPEEWRFLYSLNPIVGVIDGFRWAILGGDSHLYLPGFLLSLGLVALLLISGIWYFRKMERKFADVI; encoded by the coding sequence ATGAATAGTCAGAAAAATTCTCCCCAGAAAGAGTTAGTAATTGAAGCTGGATGCACAGAGCAACAGTATTGGCAAGATTTATGGCGCTATAGAGAACTATTTTATTTTCTGGCTTGGCGTGACATTTTAGTCAGATATAAGCAAACAGCAATTGGTATTGTTTGGGCATTAATTCGGCCATTTCTGACGATGGTAGTGTTTACAGTCATATTTGGTCGGATAGCAAATTTACCATCGGAGGGTGCGCCTTATCCCATTCTCGTATTTTCAGCGATGTTGCCTTGGCAGTTTTTCGCTAATTCCCTTTCAGAGTGCAGCAATAGTTTAATCGGCAATGCTAATTTAATTTCCAAGGTCTATTTTCCCCGGCTGATCGTCCCGACAAGTGCTGTGGTAGTCAGCTTTGTAGACTTTATGATTTCCGGCATGATTTTGTTGGCTTTAATGGCATGGTATAACTTTGTTCCTAGCTGGAGAATTGTCACTTTGCCCTTATTCATTGCGATCGCCTTTGCTGCTTCCATAGGGGCGGGATTATGGTTAGCTTCTTTGAATGTGCAATACCGAGATTTTAGGTTTATTGTCCCGTTTATTGTGCAGTTTGGGTTATATATTTCCCCGGTAGGATTTAGTAGTAGTGTTGTTCCTGAAGAATGGAGATTTCTTTACTCATTAAATCCAATTGTCGGGGTAATTGATGGTTTCCGGTGGGCAATATTGGGGGGAGATTCGCATTTATATTTACCAGGGTTTTTGCTATCTTTGGGATTAGTAGCTTTACTCTTAATTAGTGGTATTTGGTATTTCCGCAAGATGGAAAGAAAGTTTGCTGATGTGATTTAG
- a CDS encoding glycosyltransferase family 4 protein produces the protein MKLNKGINQKVISPSISIGSADEYEDCLPVEQSIKLSVVTQYFPPDYAATGQLIEELVKQLEQQGVNIEVFTSQPGYAFSLSKAPYLERVDTIKIQRSRSAQLFPGRIRGKLVNGILYTLRTLVYLLRASRRNDILLVTTAPPFLPIVGYLANLLFKLPYVCIIYDLYPDIAITLGVVSKNHWVAKLWQAINQRVWLNAKGIVVLSPEMKQSVLAHCPQVAHKVSVIHSWANPEFIVPIAKRENWFAWKYDLVNKFTVLYSGNMGRCHDIETLLKAAMELQDEPVQFVCIGGGAKREELIVQVNELGLNNFTFLPYQDKKDLPYSLTSGDLSLVSINPASESLVLPSKLYSALATGRPLAVVCSPYSSLRQIIAEADCGAAFDYGDGHGLAEFIRLLQRNQKLGEQMGQAARQYLQSNFTPKIIAQQYLDVLRQALSMKDI, from the coding sequence ATGAAACTCAACAAAGGGATTAATCAAAAGGTAATATCGCCATCCATTTCAATTGGATCAGCAGATGAATATGAGGATTGTCTCCCTGTTGAGCAATCAATTAAGTTATCTGTTGTTACACAGTATTTTCCCCCAGACTATGCTGCTACGGGACAATTGATTGAGGAACTTGTCAAGCAGTTAGAGCAGCAAGGGGTAAATATCGAGGTTTTTACTAGTCAGCCTGGATATGCGTTTAGCTTAAGTAAAGCTCCTTATTTAGAACGGGTTGATACGATTAAGATCCAGCGATCGCGAAGCGCCCAACTTTTTCCAGGGAGAATTCGTGGTAAGCTAGTTAATGGTATCTTATATACCTTGCGGACTTTAGTATATCTGCTGAGAGCCTCACGGCGTAACGATATATTATTAGTGACTACAGCTCCACCGTTTTTGCCAATTGTGGGTTATTTAGCCAACCTTCTCTTCAAGTTGCCATATGTCTGCATAATATATGATCTATACCCAGATATTGCCATCACACTGGGTGTAGTGTCTAAAAATCACTGGGTAGCAAAACTGTGGCAGGCGATTAATCAGCGAGTTTGGCTCAATGCTAAAGGCATTGTAGTTCTTAGTCCTGAGATGAAGCAGAGCGTTTTAGCGCACTGTCCGCAAGTGGCTCATAAAGTTTCGGTGATTCATAGCTGGGCTAATCCGGAATTCATTGTCCCAATTGCCAAACGAGAAAACTGGTTTGCTTGGAAGTACGACTTAGTAAATAAATTCACTGTGCTTTACTCTGGCAATATGGGTCGATGTCATGACATCGAGACCTTATTAAAAGCCGCTATGGAACTGCAAGATGAGCCAGTGCAGTTTGTCTGTATTGGTGGGGGAGCCAAACGTGAAGAATTAATTGTACAAGTCAATGAATTAGGGCTAAATAATTTTACATTTTTACCTTATCAAGATAAAAAAGATTTACCCTATTCTCTCACCTCTGGCGATTTGTCTTTGGTGAGTATTAACCCAGCCAGTGAAAGTTTAGTTTTACCTAGCAAGCTGTACTCAGCATTAGCAACTGGGAGGCCGTTGGCAGTAGTTTGTTCACCCTACTCAAGCTTAAGACAAATAATCGCCGAAGCTGACTGTGGTGCTGCATTTGACTATGGTGATGGTCATGGACTAGCTGAATTTATCCGCTTGCTTCAGCGGAACCAAAAACTAGGGGAGCAGATGGGTCAAGCAGCTCGTCAGTATCTACAATCAAATTTTACACCTAAAATCATCGCTCAACAATACCTGGATGTTTTGCGTCAGGCGTTGAGTATGAAAGACATTTAA
- a CDS encoding caspase family protein, whose product MKRRTFLQRIGSILAVLGVTEAQWLALSDRYSQALAQPSQRKLALLIGINQYQNSPALGGCLTDVELQKELLIHRFGFLASDILTLTEEKATRKSIEEAFLAHLGQQVKAGDVAVFHFSGYGTRIKSGRFIDTVQNALVPSHLQDSQKDEIVNYILEETLRLLLRSLPTDKVTAVLDTSYYAPSKIQPTGWRIRVRPESAEAQLTIEELEFLQQLRTQNSNPNHAVVLSATSDTQQLAREILFSGFSAGLFTYALTQYLWETTPATTIQFSLSHVGSYMHQLGSNQQPGLFSEQKDQPKALTVENLLLPNRTDGAEGVIRLIEDDGRTAQLFLAGLPPQVLENYGVNSRFTLFTGEQLTLRSRSGLTAKAQISKNKAESPLRGQLFQEAVRVLPRNINLIVGLDTGLERIERVDATSAFAAIDHISTVIAGEQPADCVFGKLSETSSRYGLFTPGGQLIPNTSGEPGEAVKLVVQRLVPKLPTLLAAKLWRLTENEGSSRLPVKATLEIINNLSPRIVMQRETTRTLSIEQLQNKSLLTPLSNATVPIGSRMQYRLQNQSDRQVYLMLLGLKNNRDAIAFYPWQSPEETTFLNSKPLFQQVVITPGETLLLPKSVTASEWMIPGPAYECEHQLILSSAPFKETLGYLEKSKYPITDQRPFGALLKPLEIVQALLQDLHNASAVKSEVSGISTDSYVLDVKNWASFNFDFQVA is encoded by the coding sequence ATGAAGCGTCGGACTTTTTTACAACGGATTGGTTCCATACTCGCGGTATTGGGTGTGACTGAAGCTCAGTGGTTGGCTTTAAGCGATCGCTACTCTCAAGCTTTGGCACAGCCTAGTCAACGTAAATTAGCATTATTGATTGGCATTAATCAATACCAAAATAGTCCTGCATTGGGTGGTTGTCTCACTGATGTAGAACTGCAAAAAGAACTGTTAATTCATCGTTTTGGCTTCCTCGCCTCGGATATCCTGACTTTAACGGAAGAAAAAGCTACTAGGAAATCTATTGAAGAGGCTTTTTTGGCACATCTGGGACAGCAAGTTAAAGCTGGTGATGTGGCTGTATTTCACTTTAGTGGCTATGGTACGCGCATCAAATCGGGCAGATTTATCGATACGGTGCAGAATGCTTTAGTTCCATCTCATCTTCAAGATTCACAAAAAGATGAAATAGTCAACTATATATTAGAAGAAACCTTACGGCTATTATTGCGATCGCTCCCCACAGACAAAGTAACAGCTGTATTGGATACGAGCTATTATGCTCCCAGTAAAATCCAGCCCACAGGATGGCGAATTCGTGTCCGCCCAGAATCAGCAGAAGCGCAACTAACAATTGAGGAACTTGAGTTTTTACAACAACTCAGAACTCAAAACTCCAACCCTAATCATGCAGTTGTGTTATCTGCCACTTCTGACACTCAACAGTTGGCTAGGGAAATACTATTTTCTGGATTTAGTGCAGGGTTATTTACCTACGCCTTGACGCAATACTTGTGGGAAACTACACCAGCAACGACAATTCAATTCAGCCTTTCCCATGTGGGAAGCTATATGCATCAACTGGGGAGCAATCAGCAGCCTGGATTGTTTAGTGAGCAGAAAGATCAACCCAAAGCGTTAACTGTTGAGAATTTACTCCTGCCAAACCGCACAGATGGGGCGGAGGGAGTGATTAGACTCATTGAAGATGATGGTAGAACAGCCCAACTATTTTTAGCAGGATTACCCCCACAAGTCTTAGAAAACTATGGAGTTAATTCCAGATTTACCTTATTCACGGGAGAGCAGTTAACATTGCGATCGCGCAGTGGGTTAACCGCAAAAGCCCAAATTTCTAAAAATAAAGCAGAAAGCCCCTTGCGGGGGCAACTATTCCAAGAAGCTGTGCGGGTATTACCCAGGAATATAAATTTAATAGTTGGTTTAGATACTGGATTAGAAAGAATTGAGCGGGTAGATGCGACAAGTGCTTTCGCTGCTATTGACCATATTTCTACTGTCATCGCCGGAGAACAACCAGCCGATTGTGTGTTTGGTAAACTATCAGAAACTTCCAGCCGCTATGGTTTATTTACTCCCGGAGGCCAACTCATCCCCAACACATCTGGGGAACCTGGGGAAGCCGTGAAATTGGTCGTGCAAAGGTTAGTACCGAAATTACCCACTTTGTTAGCAGCCAAGTTATGGCGACTCACAGAAAATGAAGGTTCTTCCCGCTTACCAGTTAAAGCCACCCTGGAAATCATTAATAACTTATCACCTCGCATTGTCATGCAACGCGAAACCACACGAACTCTGAGCATAGAACAACTGCAAAACAAATCACTACTCACACCCCTCAGTAATGCTACTGTGCCTATTGGTAGTCGAATGCAGTACCGATTGCAGAATCAGAGCGATCGCCAGGTGTATTTAATGCTGCTGGGATTAAAAAACAATAGAGACGCGATCGCCTTTTATCCTTGGCAATCCCCCGAAGAAACTACCTTTCTTAATTCCAAACCCCTGTTTCAACAAGTGGTTATAACCCCAGGTGAAACACTCTTATTACCAAAAAGTGTGACGGCTTCCGAATGGATGATCCCAGGGCCAGCTTATGAATGCGAACACCAACTAATTCTCAGTAGCGCTCCCTTTAAAGAAACATTAGGGTATCTAGAAAAGTCTAAGTATCCCATCACAGATCAAAGACCCTTCGGGGCATTATTGAAACCTTTGGAAATTGTCCAAGCATTGTTGCAAGATTTGCATAACGCCAGTGCAGTCAAATCCGAAGTTAGCGGTATATCCACTGATTCTTATGTATTAGATGTCAAAAATTGGGCTAGTTTCAACTTTGATTTTCAAGTAGCTTAA
- a CDS encoding Uma2 family endonuclease encodes MTAVSPVLKPVSQLRLAPGSTVTIQDVSWEEFESILRELGEKRSARIAYSQSTLEIMVPLPEHEKPKDLISDIVKILLKKTGRKYEPFGSTTFKRENIAGVEPDACFYIQNYQSMISRRRLEPDEPPPDLAIEMDVTSKTTLDAYEAIAVPELWIYDSSKLTIYLLQNGNYLKSDLSPTFPHIPLTQIIPATVERAWQVGTVQALEEFAEQVDSSIL; translated from the coding sequence ATGACGGCTGTATCCCCTGTTCTGAAACCAGTGAGCCAATTACGGTTAGCGCCTGGTAGTACAGTGACTATTCAAGATGTAAGTTGGGAGGAGTTTGAGTCCATTTTAAGAGAGTTGGGCGAAAAGCGATCAGCACGAATTGCTTATAGTCAGTCAACGCTAGAAATCATGGTTCCCCTACCTGAACACGAAAAGCCAAAAGATTTAATTTCCGATATTGTCAAAATTTTACTCAAGAAGACTGGGAGAAAATACGAACCTTTTGGTTCAACCACCTTCAAACGGGAAAATATCGCAGGGGTAGAACCGGATGCTTGCTTTTATATTCAGAATTACCAAAGCATGATTAGTCGCCGAAGACTGGAACCTGATGAACCTCCTCCCGATTTAGCCATTGAGATGGATGTCACTTCTAAAACAACCCTGGATGCTTATGAGGCGATCGCCGTTCCGGAATTATGGATTTACGATAGTAGTAAGCTGACTATTTATTTACTCCAAAACGGGAATTATCTTAAATCTGATCTTAGCCCTACTTTTCCTCATATCCCTTTAACGCAAATTATACCTGCTACAGTGGAACGCGCTTGGCAAGTGGGAACTGTGCAAGCTTTAGAGGAGTTTGCAGAACAGGTGGATAGCAGTATTTTGTGA
- a CDS encoding S-methyl-5'-thioadenosine phosphorylase, whose product MGLARIGIIGGSGLYQMPDLKDVEEVQIETPFGSPSDALILGTLSGTKVAFLARHGRNHTLLPSELPFRANIYAMKQVGVEYLISASAVGSLKAEAKPLDMVIPDQFIDRTKNRVSTFFGEGIVAHIAFGDPICQNLAGVLADAIASLNLPDVGLHRGGTYVCMEGPAFSTQAESHLYRSWDATVIGMTNLPEAKLAREAEIAYATLALVTDYDCWHPDHDSVTVEMVIGNLQRNAVNAQKVIQETVRRLSENPPISDAHSALKYAIFTQLDKAPAATKEKLELLLRKYLS is encoded by the coding sequence ATGGGATTAGCTCGTATTGGAATTATTGGTGGTAGTGGTCTATACCAAATGCCAGACCTGAAGGATGTGGAAGAGGTACAAATTGAAACTCCTTTTGGTTCGCCTTCTGATGCTTTGATTTTGGGAACACTGTCTGGAACAAAAGTAGCATTTTTAGCCCGTCATGGTCGTAATCATACTTTATTGCCTTCTGAGTTGCCGTTTCGCGCCAATATCTACGCGATGAAGCAAGTGGGTGTGGAGTATTTAATTTCGGCTAGTGCGGTGGGTTCTTTAAAGGCTGAAGCTAAACCACTGGATATGGTGATCCCAGATCAGTTTATTGATAGAACAAAAAATCGGGTTTCGACGTTTTTCGGTGAGGGAATTGTGGCTCACATTGCCTTTGGTGACCCCATTTGTCAGAATCTAGCTGGGGTGTTAGCAGATGCGATCGCTTCTCTAAATTTACCAGATGTCGGTCTGCATCGTGGTGGCACTTATGTGTGCATGGAAGGCCCGGCATTTTCCACACAGGCGGAATCCCATCTTTACCGCAGTTGGGATGCAACAGTGATTGGGATGACGAATTTACCAGAGGCGAAGTTAGCCAGGGAAGCGGAAATTGCCTATGCAACTTTAGCGCTGGTCACAGATTATGATTGCTGGCATCCAGATCATGATAGTGTGACGGTAGAAATGGTAATTGGTAATTTACAGCGCAATGCAGTTAATGCTCAAAAGGTAATTCAAGAAACTGTGCGGCGTTTGAGTGAAAATCCGCCGATTAGTGATGCTCATTCGGCGTTGAAGTATGCGATTTTCACTCAGTTGGATAAAGCACCTGCGGCGACTAAGGAAAAGTTGGAGTTATTGTTGCGGAAGTATTTGTCATAG
- a CDS encoding pentapeptide repeat-containing protein, translated as MSETNSQQIINTAVTLLERYAEGKRNFSGANLGDAELQGVDLKGSDFSYADLSEANLHGANLRGCDLSFANLSQANLQDADLRGALLFSADLRQADLKGAKLEKADCDRSTHFPQNFEPASMGLQMKEG; from the coding sequence ATGTCTGAAACAAACTCTCAACAGATCATTAATACTGCTGTGACTCTGCTGGAAAGGTACGCAGAGGGTAAACGCAATTTTAGTGGGGCGAACTTGGGTGATGCTGAATTGCAAGGTGTTGATCTCAAAGGATCTGACTTCAGTTACGCTGACTTGAGTGAAGCGAATCTCCATGGTGCTAATCTCAGAGGCTGTGACCTCAGTTTTGCAAATCTCAGTCAAGCTAATTTGCAAGATGCTGATCTTCGGGGAGCTTTGTTGTTTTCGGCTGATCTGCGTCAAGCTGATCTTAAGGGCGCGAAACTGGAAAAAGCAGATTGCGATCGCAGTACTCATTTTCCCCAGAATTTTGAACCAGCGTCTATGGGATTACAGATGAAAGAAGGTTAA
- the sat gene encoding sulfate adenylyltransferase, with translation MSKHPDAIAPHGGQLVNRIATPEQKAEFLSKADFLPRVQLDARAVSDLEMIAIGGFSPLTGFMNQDDYTRVVKEMRLANGLAWSIPITLSVTEEIASPLQEGSLIRLDNASGEFIGVLQLEQKYLYDKTQEAINVYRTDDAKHPGVQVVYNQGFINLAGDIWLLQRDPHSQFPAYQIDPAASRQMFKDKGWKTIVGFQTRNPIHRAHEYIQKCAMETVDGLFLHPLVGATKEDDIPADVRMRCYEILLEHHYPQDRVILAINPAAMRYAGPREAIFHALVRKNYGCTHFIVGRDHAGVGDYYGTYDAQYIFEEFEPGELGIVPMKFEHAFYCTRSKQMATTKTSPSKPEERVHLSGTKVREMLRRGELPPPEFSRPEVAAELARAMQAQASA, from the coding sequence TTGAGTAAACATCCAGATGCCATTGCACCCCACGGTGGACAATTGGTAAACCGTATCGCTACACCAGAACAAAAGGCAGAATTTCTCTCAAAAGCCGACTTTTTGCCACGAGTGCAACTTGATGCGCGGGCGGTTTCTGATTTAGAGATGATTGCTATCGGCGGTTTTAGTCCACTCACGGGTTTTATGAACCAGGACGACTACACCCGCGTCGTCAAAGAAATGCGGCTAGCGAATGGACTGGCGTGGTCAATACCCATTACACTGTCAGTAACAGAAGAAATAGCCTCCCCACTCCAGGAAGGCAGCCTGATTCGTTTGGATAACGCCAGCGGTGAATTTATCGGAGTTTTGCAACTTGAGCAAAAGTATCTCTACGATAAAACTCAAGAGGCGATTAATGTTTACCGCACTGATGACGCTAAACATCCAGGTGTGCAGGTAGTCTACAATCAGGGTTTTATAAATCTTGCAGGTGACATTTGGCTATTACAACGCGATCCCCATTCCCAATTTCCCGCCTACCAAATCGATCCCGCAGCTTCACGGCAGATGTTTAAGGACAAGGGTTGGAAAACTATCGTTGGTTTTCAAACTCGCAACCCCATCCATCGCGCCCACGAATATATCCAAAAGTGTGCTATGGAAACTGTGGATGGTTTATTTTTGCACCCGTTGGTAGGAGCAACAAAAGAAGATGATATTCCCGCCGATGTGCGGATGCGCTGCTATGAAATTTTGCTAGAACATCACTATCCCCAAGACCGAGTGATTTTGGCAATTAATCCGGCTGCCATGCGTTATGCTGGGCCACGGGAGGCGATCTTCCATGCTTTAGTGCGGAAAAACTACGGTTGTACTCACTTTATTGTGGGACGGGATCATGCTGGTGTGGGCGATTATTACGGCACTTATGATGCTCAATACATCTTTGAGGAGTTTGAGCCTGGTGAATTGGGTATTGTGCCAATGAAGTTTGAACACGCTTTTTACTGCACACGCAGCAAACAAATGGCGACAACTAAAACTAGCCCCAGCAAGCCAGAAGAACGTGTTCACCTCTCAGGAACTAAAGTCAGAGAAATGCTGCGCCGGGGTGAATTACCACCACCAGAATTTTCCCGTCCGGAAGTGGCGGCTGAGTTGGCGCGGGCAATGCAAGCCCAAGCATCTGCTTAA
- a CDS encoding polysaccharide biosynthesis tyrosine autokinase translates to MKNQGYKPSNPEDSRNFITPFFPYQNVMENEDQGDEWNYKEFLGLLKRRVVVILGVATTVMTGVAINFILNPKQPQYESSFQMLAEPVAYDTKIVDIVSEVNPLDPFNKPSLDYETQIIVLKSPEIIEKSIKQLQAAYPYINYNYLIYSLKIARLGETKILEVRYRSQDPLESKAVLEQISQDYLEYSREKRQNRVNQGFQYINRELPSLQNRVNQIQRELQIFQQKYNFHSPESLASQIAGQTSSITQQKQELEIQLAQARANSAFLQTEDGRKAVLDSYPVYQELNNELRKLDIEIATASTLFQDENPNIITLKEKRENLIPLMQKESARYILTQRAEANSLLQSLEVNQQELEKVQQIFEQQRQQLPNLIRQYTEIQRRLQIATESLNRFLSTRENLQIQISQTEVGWQLIQLPNEPTIPVASSSIIRELILGLAASILLAIGAALLMEKLDYTYHNAWSLKERVKMPLLGNIPFNEELRPVKFQSIKRQNAITELSDSVTESITEATTLAGQEYNNYSKSFVEAVRMLYTNIQLLNSDSQIRSITITSAMQGDGKSTIAFHLAQTAASMGRRVLLVDADMRRPNIHTLSNLNNLWGLSSLITSNLPLQKVVKQLPSMNTLSIITAGPIPPDCAKLLSSEKMKRLMAELYNTFDLVIYDVPPMVGLADVNLIGSQTDGLLMVARIDKTDRSVFERAVAELKIAPINVLGVVANGQKGNFNTYEYDQPK, encoded by the coding sequence ATGAAGAATCAAGGATACAAACCTTCAAATCCCGAAGATAGTAGAAACTTTATAACTCCATTTTTTCCATATCAAAATGTTATGGAAAATGAGGATCAAGGTGACGAATGGAACTATAAAGAATTTTTAGGTTTGTTAAAGCGCCGAGTTGTAGTCATTTTAGGCGTGGCGACAACTGTGATGACAGGTGTAGCTATCAACTTTATATTAAATCCAAAACAACCACAATATGAAAGCAGTTTTCAGATGCTTGCCGAACCTGTAGCTTATGATACTAAAATAGTTGATATTGTCAGTGAAGTTAATCCATTAGACCCATTTAATAAACCTAGTTTAGACTATGAAACTCAAATTATAGTCCTCAAGAGTCCTGAAATAATTGAAAAAAGTATTAAGCAGTTACAAGCTGCTTATCCATATATTAACTATAACTATCTGATCTATTCTTTGAAAATTGCTCGTTTAGGTGAAACCAAGATTCTAGAAGTCCGCTATCGTAGTCAAGATCCACTGGAATCGAAAGCAGTATTAGAGCAAATTTCTCAAGATTATTTAGAATATAGCCGGGAAAAACGGCAAAATAGGGTAAATCAAGGATTCCAATATATTAACAGAGAACTACCATCTCTACAAAATCGAGTCAATCAAATTCAAAGAGAATTGCAAATTTTTCAACAAAAGTATAATTTTCATAGCCCAGAATCCCTTGCATCTCAAATAGCTGGACAGACTAGTAGTATAACTCAACAGAAGCAAGAACTTGAAATCCAGCTAGCGCAAGCTCGTGCGAATTCTGCTTTCTTGCAAACTGAAGACGGGAGGAAAGCAGTGCTGGATAGCTATCCTGTGTATCAGGAGTTAAATAATGAATTGCGTAAATTAGATATTGAAATTGCCACTGCATCAACTCTTTTCCAAGATGAAAACCCTAATATCATCACATTAAAGGAGAAACGGGAAAACTTGATCCCATTAATGCAGAAAGAATCGGCTCGATATATACTAACCCAACGAGCAGAAGCAAACTCTCTACTTCAGTCTTTAGAGGTTAATCAGCAAGAACTGGAAAAAGTCCAACAAATTTTTGAACAACAACGTCAGCAATTACCAAACCTCATACGACAATATACCGAAATACAGCGGAGATTACAAATTGCCACTGAAAGTCTGAATCGTTTTTTATCTACCCGCGAAAATTTGCAAATTCAAATTTCTCAGACAGAAGTCGGTTGGCAATTGATTCAGCTACCCAATGAGCCAACAATTCCTGTCGCTTCTTCAAGTATTATACGCGAACTCATTCTAGGATTAGCTGCGAGTATTTTATTGGCTATTGGTGCAGCGTTATTAATGGAAAAGCTTGATTATACATATCACAATGCCTGGAGCCTCAAAGAGAGAGTAAAAATGCCTTTACTGGGCAATATTCCCTTCAATGAAGAATTGCGACCGGTGAAATTCCAAAGTATTAAACGACAAAATGCCATCACTGAATTATCAGATTCAGTTACTGAAAGTATTACCGAAGCAACTACTCTAGCAGGACAAGAGTATAACAACTATTCCAAAAGTTTTGTAGAAGCTGTACGGATGCTTTATACAAATATTCAATTGTTAAATTCTGATTCTCAAATACGGTCTATTACTATTACTTCAGCTATGCAAGGTGACGGCAAATCTACAATTGCTTTTCATCTAGCTCAAACAGCTGCATCTATGGGGAGACGAGTTTTACTTGTTGATGCAGATATGCGCCGACCGAATATTCATACTTTATCCAATTTAAATAATCTATGGGGATTGAGTAGTTTAATTACTTCAAATTTGCCATTACAAAAAGTAGTAAAACAACTACCTTCTATGAATACATTATCTATAATTACTGCTGGACCTATCCCACCTGATTGTGCAAAATTGCTCTCATCCGAAAAAATGAAGCGACTGATGGCTGAGTTATATAACACCTTTGACTTAGTTATTTATGACGTTCCTCCTATGGTTGGACTAGCTGATGTTAATTTGATCGGTTCCCAAACAGATGGTCTATTGATGGTAGCAAGGATAGATAAAACAGATCGTTCTGTGTTTGAGCGAGCGGTAGCCGAGCTAAAAATAGCGCCTATTAATGTTTTAGGTGTAGTTGCTAATGGGCAGAAAGGCAATTTCAATACTTATGAGTATGATCAACCAAAGTAA